The Salmo salar chromosome ssa02, Ssal_v3.1, whole genome shotgun sequence genome segment TGGAGAGACTGAAACTGTCCGGCTGCAGGGTGAAACAGAATGGCTTTGCAGCTCTGGCCAAAGCTCTCAAATCCAACCCGTCGCACCTGCGAGAGCTGGATCTGAGCGGCAACGAACCGGAAGAATCGGGGGTGTTTCATCTCGTTGACGGACTAAAGGTTGTTAAGTGCGAACTGCAGGTCCTGAAGTGAGTATTGAGTAAATGTCCACGGAACCTGTTCTGATTTTGTGTAGGCTTGCTTTACCCCCACCTGTAATATCATTTAATTAAATTCTCCTTCGTGTTAATATTGTGACTTGATGCAAATGAAGTTCCCTTCTGTAAGgaaataattgttttctttaaatTTGATTGTAATCTTTGTTAGGCTCTCAAACTGCAAGCTGGGCCTGGAGCTGAGTCGCGCTCTGGCGGTGTTGCTGATAGACAACCCTAGACACCTGCGAGAGCTGGACGTCAGCATGAACGACCTGGGAGACCGGGGGGTGGAGCTGCTCATGGACATACTGAAGTCAACCCAGATATACAAACTGGAGTGAGTACTTTCTGGAGTATTGTAGTACACTCACACGTTCCACCTCACTGATTCTAAAGTGGAATGTTCACTGTAGTAAATGTACCATACATTTTCCCTCCACCACCAGGTTGTACTGTTGTCAGCTCACTGAGAAATGCTGTGAGAACATGTTTAGGTGTCTGGTGAACATCCCCAGTCTGAGGGAGCTCAACCTGAGCAACAACAACCTGAAGGACGAGGGAGTCAAGATGCTCTGCAACGCCTTCGGACTGCCCGCCTGTcaactggagaaactcaagtaagCTAGCTAGTTCGCAGAGAGTTGTGCCCAATCCCATGTACACCCCTATGAAAACAAGTTAGACAATTTTGGCGATTCAAAAACAAAAGTCATGAGCCGAATTTGCCCGCTGTCTGCcgctttgcctgccatatgagctgAATAGTACATTCAAACTTGTCCAATTTTGTTTAGGAAATGTGTCTTTTTGCTGTCTTATCTTATTCCAACCTCCTTGGATACCACACATACATATTGAAGAATAAAATCATTGATTATTGAATTGACATTGACGACTGTTGCCCTTCTCTCTCCAGTCTGGCGAGCTGTGGCTTCACATCTGGAGGCTGTCGATGGCTGGCTGGAGAGTTCAGTTTCAGCCCCACCTTCCTCAAACAGCTGGATATCAGCAGGAACCACCTGGGCCACTCAGATGTTGTCGCGTTTTTCCGGTTCCTCAAAACTATACGCTTTTCACTGGAGACCCTACGGTGAGTACTGCGATTAGACTGTACAATGGGAGAAGGCCTAACGGGTCACCATTGGTTTAGATGATAGAGATATTTTTAAATTGAAATGGCATCAACAGGCACATCATGTGTGATTTTATAGGGACAGTATACTCAAATCAAATGACATACTGATGTTGAGTGTATTTGTTCAACATttgctccccccccccacacacacacacacacacacacctaggctGAGTGACTGTAAGATGACAGAGCTATGCTGTCCGGAGCTGGTCGAAGCTCTCCGCTCCAATCTCACCAACCTGAAAGAGCTGGATCTATCTGGAAACGAACTGGGAGACAGCGGTGTAAAAACACTCTGCATGGGACTGACCTCAACAACCTGTAAACTGGAGAGACTGTTGTAAGTAACATGTTAACAGTGTTAATACTTCTAAGCatattcacaaaaaaatgcatttaTAATGCATTGTTGAGTAAGGTGAAGTGAATGTCgttcccccccccccagtctgAGATGCTGTGGGATCACAGCAGAGGGCTGCTCCTCCCTAGCCTTAGCCCTGAAGTCCAGTTGCTCCAAAATCACAGAGCTGGGCCTGATGGGAAACGACACGGGAGAAGAAGGACTGAGAATTCTCTCCGGCATCAGGGATGACCcacactacaaactacagactCTAGAGTAAGTCCTGGTGCCATCAAAGCTCAGAGAAGTTACTCGTTAATGGTACCATACAAACAGTGTAAAATGTGGGACAGGAGATTTTTATTTGTTTCTAGGACTTGAAAGATATTCCCTAGATAGACTAGATATGCTGCCCTCTTGCTTTagcttttttgagaaatgttacCAATAGTTTTTTTTGTTGTCTACGTAGTCATAATTTGTAGGCCTTCATTAGTGcaatgtaatcattagtccattTGTTGATGTTATTCTTCTTTCCAGAATAAATGATTGAGAGTGGCCTTGCTCGCCGGAGGTGGTTCTTGGCTCGACCTTTTCCCAAATCTGGAGTGAAGTTACTTAATGGGGAACACACTGGAGTGAAGAAACGATTGGCTAACAAGTCCCGACAAAGTACTTTCAGCTCAATAGTAAGCACTTGATGTGCTTTTGACCAATTGgactggttcactgacttttgccCATTTTTAAAGTGCCTTACAGTATCCTGGCTGCTCACACTTGAACAGAAGACCAGAGAGTATTTACCTAGAAACAGAGGCtgaaatgacacacacactgttactaaCTCCGTTCCTCTGGTCTTGCTACAGTATCAACTCTTTTAACCTTTGCAGAAGCTTTACAGTATGTTTTGCACATCAGTATGTACACGATAGAATGTATAGGTTTTGTAACAGGCGCCTCTGCTCCTCAAACACGCGTGACCGGCCTCTTGACGACGTCTTAGCCAACCACGGTAGCGAAAAGCTAGCCGTTTGGTGGAGTGAGGTTACGTTATAGCgtctctgagggagaaggatgatgCAACGTTTTATTTTGAACACTTGTACAGTCCCTTGATGGCACAGTCTTTTGCTTTTCAAATTTTTTTCAATTTTATTTCTCTTTGAAAGTGCTTTTTTATTAAGATGACCAAATGTTTTGgaaatgtatacagtagtacaacTCTTGGTTTATTTACTATTGTTGCGTACAATGTACATTTTACCCAAATATACCTAGCTACTTCTATTGATcataatggttaaaaaaaaagagGAAAAAAAGTACTAATTGGAGGTTGAACTTCAGAAGCTTTCCAACTTTGGTCATATGTTTTAGGTCTGGTCTCCAAATCGGTTTGCACCTACTGCAACAGGCTGGTTGATGCCATATTTCAAGTTAAACAAGTGCCTTTAGAGTAGTGTGATGGTGAGGGACACTGTTCTCTACTATTTGTCTCCTCTGTTGGTATGTACAGTATCTGTTTGTGTGTTCtgttattgtgtttgtgtgtaaatgtATACCAAATTCACAGCTGTTTGACAATCATGTCTCATGTTCACAAATTGGTACGTTACACATTGATGGTTTGGTCTGATTCTCTGATTTATGGTACATCACCACCACCTGGTGGCGAAAAACACGAATTTCTCCACGGGAGGGTTAAACTAATGACGTGTGTAAAGCCAATACCGGCAGCACCCACTACTGGGTCCCTAATAATAAACCAGATAGCACCCACTACTGGGTCCTTAATAATAAACCAGATAGCATCTTTTGCTACACGATCCCTGCCCGAATTTTTGCGAGCGCATCTATACAAACACAGGTATGATACCATTTTTAGCTAACAACAAGTATTAACCAACCGTGGTCTGCATTTTGAAATGTGTGCTGTGAAATGGTCTGACGAGGTAGGTATAACGCTGGATGAAATAGTGTTATGCAAGGCAGTCGGTTTGGATATATTGCACACAGTCTCCATGTGGAAAGTACAATAACAACGCGGCTGACACTTAGCAAAACAATGAGGGGTTGCTCTCGAAGGTAACATGGCGCAGTTTAATACCTCGGTATCAACCGGCGCTGTAGCCTATGTGTTTGGAAAACGCGAATTAGTTACCAAGCCAGCAAGATACATGATGCATGCGTCAATATTGGCAAAACTAAGGCAGTAGTCTTTTAATAGCCTACCTATTGCTGTCCGGTAATGTCTTTCATTGCGTCATAGGAGCAAATAAATATGACATGATGGCCACAATACCATTATTTTGTCAATAAGTTTTTGTAACTACATAATATACAGTTTCATATGGTATTTCTTTGATATCTTGTTAATAGCTAtgttatgtaaaaaaaaacaacaacctttATTTCAGTGTCAATTGTAGCAGGTGTTTAGGGGAGTATATGAGGATGGAGGGGTTGCCTAGGTAAAATTGGGAGTTGtcagaaatggcaccctattccctataggctatAGTGTACTATTCCCTGTATAAAGCACAATGCACTAAATATggactagggtgccattgggaATGTAACCTGGGtgtatattgattgattgactggccATTGTTTCTGTGACTGCCTCTTGGAATATTAAACGTCCCATATACTGTTTGCACCCAACCACCAGTCTCCAGTGTCATCATGAACGTGGTGGGGTAGGCTTTGAGAACCAGGAAGGAAAATAACAGCTATGTTGTTGAGAAAtagctgcttttctttcacctGTTCTTTCATTCTGATGACCTCACTCTCAAAATGGTGCCAAGCCACTCAGTGAAACTTTATACACATTGTCAGGGAAGGGAATAGAGAGGTCTTATGGGGTGTGAATGGTTCTCGATGACTGAAATGATGATGTGCTAGGGAGAAGAGATGTTTGTGTGATGCAATAATCTACCGACTGTTGTGAGTTTTCTTCATTGCTTAGCAGACTTATCAACTAAACAAAGCATTGCAAAGGGATATTGGACTCAGTCACTAGTATTAATCAGTTTCACAAATATTTGTCTTCTTAATACCTcctaaaatgtaatacatttggcTCGGTTAATGACATTGTAATTCCTAATAACTTGGCTAGCTTAGTTGACCCCTCTTGTCACAATCTACTCCAGTGTCTTCCTGAGTGAACAGCTATGGGCAAGGAGAAGCTTCACATCAACATCGTGGTGATCGGCCATGTGGACTCAGGCAAGTCCACCACAACAGGCCACCTCATCTACAAGTGTGGGGGCATCGACAAGAGGACCATTGAGAAGTTTGAGAAGGAGGCCGCTGAGGTATGGAGGTGACCAGACACAAGTAACTTAACAAAACCACTCTCTGTGCTGGGAATGTATTTAAGGTCTAGCCTGTTGTTATACATGATCGATATGTTAGAGTCTCTAATTGTCAAACTTTACACCAAGCTCGGTATTTCAGGGATATGGTATGATTCCACTTTGAATCCATACCATTGAACTGAGCATTGACTTATTTATCTCTCGATATCCCTCTCTCGATTTTGTTCCAACATAAAGACGAAAGAGACAAACAAACGGCGGACTTTTGACATTGATTTGGTCTCTCTTTGGTCTGTCTTTAGATGGGGAAGGGCTCGTTCAAGTATGCCTGGGTGCTGGATAAGCTGAAGGCAGAGAGGGAGCGAGGCATCACCATCGACATCTCCCTGTGGAAGTTTGAAACCAGCAGGTACTACGTCACCATCATCGACGCCCCGGGACACAGGGACTTCATCAAGAACATGATCACTGGTACCTCTCAGGTATGGGCTGCAGACACTACTGTATCCAGCTGTCACTAAACATGGACCCTGACTAAAAGTTTAGCCAAAGGCCTTCTTATTTGGTACGTATGGGCCCCAAAACTGGAAGGAAGAGCATGAAACATATTAAACATGTCTTCTATACTCTTAGAAAACAAAACCTTTGACCAGGATTACATTGGCTACTCTGAAAATCAAACGGTTATTCTGGGAATCCATAAACGGCAACATTTTTTAAAATTACATTTACTAAACAAGAAAAATGCTTATTTTTTCATGTAACACTTTCTGCTTTCAAACTGCTTTCAAATGCAAACAAAATGAAACGTCATGTTTGCTCCCCGTCTCCTCCTTGCCACAGGCGGACTGTGCCGTGCTCATCGTGGCGGCGGGCGTGGGCGAGTTCGAGGCGGGCATCTCCAAGAATGGGCAAACCCGCGAGCACGCCCTTCTGGCCTACACCCTAGGGGTCAAGCAGTTGATCGTAGGGGTCAACAAGATGGACTCCACCGAGCCCAACTACAGCCAGAAACGCTATGAGGAGATTGTGAAGGAAGTCAGCACCTATATTAAGAAGATTGGTTACAACCCGGATACGGTGGCCTTCGTTCCCATCTCTGGCTGGAATGGGGACAATATGCTGGAGGCTAGCCCTAATGTTAGTATTCTTCTTTTTATACTTAACCTTATCTTTTTCCAAGGCAGGAGGACACTTTATATTCTTAGGACGCAACCTTATTACACAATAGAGTTGCAGATGCAGTCGTGCACACCTCCACTGAATTACACTGCCCAATTAGTATAACTGCCATTGTATGAAAAGGGGTTCGTTTTACAAGGTGTCTTAATACGTATTACCTATGTAGGCCATAACGCTTAAGTTATGCTTGTTCCTAATATTTGGTCTGTTCCCTGTAGATGACATGGTTCAAAGGGTGGAAGGTCACCCGTAAGGACGGCAACGCCTCTGGAACCACCCTGCTGGAGGCCCTGGACGCCATCCAGCCGCCCTCCCGCCCCACAGACAAACCCCTCCGCCTGCCCCTACAGGACGTCTACAAGATAGGAGGTGAGGCCCTGGGAGGTGGAGGAGCTTGTGGGGGCCTCCCCACCACTGGTGCTATGCCAGTGGCttgggggtcaattccatttcaattcagtcaatttggCTATTGTGCAGCAATGAAAGCCAAAGGGTTTTGAGTTGTTTTTCAGCTCTTACATACATTCTATTTTGATGTTATACCTTGCACTCAGGCTGGGATTCAATCCGAGCTGCGTTCGATCCACGATCTAGCACGCTTGACATTTAACTGGAATTTACAATTAAGCTGACATCTGCAGCGTTTACCTTGAATGCAATCTCTGCGAAGGCGGTAACATTGCCATTAAATGCTACAATATCTAGAAGTGCGATCAGATTCAATCCTGGCCTCAGAGAGACTTGAAAGATTGCCTCAAACATTTCAtgcctctcacctccctctctcccaggtaTTGGTACGGTCCCGGTGGGGCGGGTGGAGACGGGCGTGATCAAGCCAGGCATGGTGGTGACTTTTGCCCCCGTCAATGTGACCACGGAGGTCAAGTCAGTGGAGATGCACCACGAGGCGCTGACCGAGGCCATGCCCGGAGACAACGTGGGCTTTAACGTCAAGAACGTGTCGGTAAAAGACATACGGCGAGGGAACGTGGCTGGAGACAGTAAGAACGACCCGCCGATGGAGGCGGCCAACTTCACTGCACAGGTCTGGATAGGAGAGTTAGCTGTGGAGAACATTGTGTGACTGGACTGAAACGTGTCCTTACGAGACACCAATTAACATGCTGTGTTCTGATTCCTGTttttgtccaattcacacatcaCTTACTACCCCGTTTAAAAAGAAAACAAATAGCATAGAGTCACATAGAAGAgaaatgacgtgtgtgtgtgtgtctcctccctcctcccccaggtCATCATCCTGAACCACCCAGGTCAGATCAGTGCCGGCTACGCCCCTGTGCTGGACTGCCACACGGCCCACATCGCCTGTAAGTTCGCTGAGCTGAAGGAGAAGATTGACCGGCGCTCGGGCAAGAAGCTGGAGGACAACCCCAAGGCCCTGAAGTCTGGCGACGCAGCCATCGTTGACATGGTCCCCGGGAAGCCCATGTGTGTGGAGAGCTTCTCTGAGTACCCACCACttggtatgtggtgtgtgtgtgtctgccctcAACCCAGATCCCTATTGGGGAGACAGATGACGTGTACTGTACATCTTTGtcgtatatatacactgctcaaaaaaataaagggaacacttaaacaacacaatgtaactccaagtcaatcacaattctgtgaaatcaaactgtccacttaggaagcaacactgattgacaatagatttcacatgctgttgtgcaaatggaatagacaacaggtggaaattataggcaattagcaagacatccccaataaaggagtggttctgcaggtggggaccacagacctcttctcagttcctatgcttcctggctgatgttttggtcacttttgaatgctggcggtgctttcactctagtggtagcatgagacggagtctacaacccacacaagtggctcaggaagtgcagctcatccaggatggcacatcaatgcaagctgtggcaagaaggtttgctgtgtctgtcagcgtagtgtccagagcatggtcaaacggtcagaaacagactccatgagggtggtatgagggcccgacgtccacaggtgggggttgtgcttacagcccaacaccgtgcaggacgtttggcatttgccagagaacacaaagattggcaaattcgccactggcgccctgtgctcttcacagatgaaagcaagttcacacggagcacgtgacagacgtgacagagtctggagacgccgtggagaacgttctgctgcctgcaacatcctccagcatgaccagtttggcggtgggtcagtcatggtgtggggtggcatttctttggggggccacacagccctccatgtgctcgccagaggtagcctgactgcaattaggtaccgagatgagatcctcagaccccttgtgagaccatatgctggtgcggttggccctgggttcctcctaatgcaagacaatgctagacctcatgtggctggagtgtgtcagcagttcttgcaagaggaaggcattgatgctatggactggcccagaccataatccaattgagcacatctgggacatcatgtctcgctccatccatcaacgccacgttgcaccacagactgtccaggagttggcggatgctttagtccaggtctgggaggagatccttcaggagaccatccgtcacctcatcaggagcatgcccaggcgttgtagggaggtcatacaggcacgtggaggccacacacactactgagcctcattttgacttgttttaaggacattacatcaaagttggatcagcctgtagtgtggttttccactttaattttgagtgtgactccaaatccagacctccatgggttgataaattggatttccattgattatttttgtgtgattttgttgtcagcacattcaactatgtaaagaaaaaagtatttaacaagattatttctttcattcagatctaggatgtgttgtttaagtgttccctttatttttttgagcagtatattacagAACCTGCTCTGTTCATCAGATAACAAGTTATCGCCATCCTTCATCAGTCTTGGTGCTTCTTGTCTAGAACTAATCACTTGTTACATTTAGTATTTTCAAAGTGCTACAGTTCATCACAAATCAACTATAGCATTGTATCATGTGCTATAAAGCCTGTAATAGACTGAAATACGTTTATAATGAAGTCATTAGAAGTATGACTCGCATTCGATcattctctccatcctcccagGGCGCTTTGCGGTGCGTGACATGCGTCAGACGGTGGCGGTGGGCGTGATCAAGGCGGTGGAGAAGAAGGCTCCGTCCACGGGCAAGGTCACCAAGTCGGCCCAGAAGGCCCAGAAGGTCAAATGAACCTTGTGTTGGGCTCGCGACGTTAGCGTCCGCCACCGTAAAAACATCACCCCCCTCCTACACACCATAGTCAAAGTCTGGTCCATGCTCACGATGCATCGCAAGAGCAGACGGAGGAAAAAAATGACATGGCATATTCATTAAGGAAGTGTTCTGTTTTATATATATGTTTTGGTCTGCTTGTTTGACTGTTTGTGGTTAGGATACACTATCTGAGTGGAAGACGATTTAAATAACTCCTCTCGATGTGTGCTGTCGTACTCAGTTAAACCTCAACATTTGTATTGATAGTGTTGGTTTGCATTAAACTAGCTGCTAGTTAATGTTAGTAAAATGTACAAAGATTTTTAAGTTGATAAATGTTGAAATGGTGTTGTGTTTTCCTATGGCTGCTTGCATGTTCCCAatgcactttaaaaaaaatacatcagATACTAACATATTATAATAGCGCCTTGCTTGGCTTAAAAGCTCCCTTGCACTGTTCAAAGCTTATCGATACTGTTCCCTCTACACCTTATTGTATGCAACCGGTGAGCGTGATCTATATCAAAGACATTAAAAAGTGCTCAAACTTAGCAACAAGTGCATCATTTTTTCTCAGTCATTTAAATATGGGTTGACAGTTGAAAAATCATTTTCAATGTAATAAATAGATGCCAACACACAGCTACAGAACGGAATATACACCACAATGGTCATAGGCTAACAGAACATGTCTGTAATATGTCAACAAACATACACTTgaatttccattttttttttattgatgtaGGAGAATAAAAGTTTCTTTAGCATTTTTCATGACATTACAGGCTTGATGGAGCTAACTGAAATTATTACTATCGTATAGGTATGTGCACATCATTTAAATAAATTAGGATAATGATCGTATGAGACACAATGATGACATTTCTAAAGGCCAGTTTTCCTTTGGTAATACATGGTCTGTCTGTGGATAAATAATGCCCAAATCAGATAGTCATATTTTTTTACAAGGGACAAAACAAAAATCAAGTATGTGAGACCATTTCAGCACAAAAGGCCAACAACCCACACGTTGGGTGCAAATAAACATGTTGAAATGGACAGTAAATCGTTAAGAAAGGCACCATGTTATGTACTGCATGTTTTGTATACTTCACATATTCTGGTAAAGCCTTCAACAAGGATTTAATCGACCATAAATGTTTCTGCTAATGTTTCTGTTTCCAATGGTATGTGTACTGGAGCTTTGGATTTAGCGTACAATTTCATACTGTTTTTCATGTTTAGAATGGGTATCTCTCCTTTGAAACAACCCCCTTGGTGAAACATCCAATAATCCCTACAGGATCCTGTTCAGTAGGCACAAAATGTTTTGAAATCAATGAGGTAGCCTACTACCTGAGGTTGAGCGTGTCCAATGAGTCATCTTTGCATtc includes the following:
- the LOC106586700 gene encoding elongation factor 1-alpha 1; this encodes MGKEKLHINIVVIGHVDSGKSTTTGHLIYKCGGIDKRTIEKFEKEAAEMGKGSFKYAWVLDKLKAERERGITIDISLWKFETSRYYVTIIDAPGHRDFIKNMITGTSQADCAVLIVAAGVGEFEAGISKNGQTREHALLAYTLGVKQLIVGVNKMDSTEPNYSQKRYEEIVKEVSTYIKKIGYNPDTVAFVPISGWNGDNMLEASPNMTWFKGWKVTRKDGNASGTTLLEALDAIQPPSRPTDKPLRLPLQDVYKIGGIGTVPVGRVETGVIKPGMVVTFAPVNVTTEVKSVEMHHEALTEAMPGDNVGFNVKNVSVKDIRRGNVAGDSKNDPPMEAANFTAQVIILNHPGQISAGYAPVLDCHTAHIACKFAELKEKIDRRSGKKLEDNPKALKSGDAAIVDMVPGKPMCVESFSEYPPLGRFAVRDMRQTVAVGVIKAVEKKAPSTGKVTKSAQKAQKVK